A single window of [Clostridium] hylemonae DSM 15053 DNA harbors:
- a CDS encoding TM1266 family iron-only hydrogenase system putative regulator codes for MDNRVSVISIIIKEEESVTAINELLHEFRQYIVGRMGIPYRDRGVSIISVVLDAPGDVTSALSGKLGMQSGVTAKTLTAKL; via the coding sequence ATGGATAACAGAGTATCTGTGATCAGCATAATCATTAAAGAAGAGGAATCAGTGACAGCGATCAATGAACTGCTGCATGAATTCCGCCAATATATTGTTGGGCGCATGGGAATACCGTACCGCGACAGGGGCGTGTCCATTATAAGCGTTGTACTGGACGCGCCCGGCGATGTGACAAGCGCCCTCTCAGGAAAGCTTGGCATGCAGTCCGGCGTCACCGCCAAGACATTGACGGCAAAGCTGTAA
- a CDS encoding FprA family A-type flavoprotein, translated as MQGTRKVTDDIVWVGCNDRRLALFENLFPIPRGVSYNSYLIMDEKVTLMDTVDESATSQFMENLEYVLDGRTIDYLVVQHMEPDHCANIEELMKRYPDMQVVANTKTVQMIHQFFDVASDGRVVLVKEGDTLSTGTHTLRFIMAPMVHWPEVMVSYDEKDKILFSADAFGTFGALDGNIFNDEIDFERDWLADARRYYSNIVGKYGAQVQNLLKKAAELDVKMICPLHGPVWRSNIEFFVEKYDKWSKYEPEENSVVIIYGSIYGHTEAAVNSLACRMADAGIKGIKIYDASAVHVSELISEMFRSSHIVLACATYNGGIYPPIENLLSDMKALSVQKRTVALMDNGTWAPAAGRMIAKKLEELKDITVLEQLSIKSVLKEDRADELEAFAQKIVEDVLP; from the coding sequence ATCATGGACGAAAAGGTGACGCTGATGGATACGGTGGATGAGTCCGCCACAAGTCAGTTTATGGAAAATCTGGAGTATGTGCTTGACGGCCGCACTATTGATTATCTGGTCGTACAGCATATGGAGCCCGACCACTGTGCCAATATAGAGGAACTGATGAAAAGATACCCGGATATGCAGGTGGTGGCGAACACAAAGACCGTACAGATGATACATCAGTTTTTTGACGTTGCGTCTGACGGCAGGGTCGTGCTCGTCAAAGAAGGCGATACTCTTTCCACAGGGACACATACACTGCGCTTTATAATGGCTCCGATGGTGCACTGGCCTGAGGTAATGGTGAGCTATGACGAGAAGGACAAGATTCTGTTTTCAGCCGACGCATTTGGAACCTTCGGTGCGCTTGACGGAAATATTTTTAATGATGAGATCGATTTTGAGAGAGACTGGCTCGCGGATGCGAGAAGGTATTATTCAAATATCGTAGGAAAGTATGGAGCCCAGGTGCAGAATCTGCTGAAAAAAGCGGCGGAGCTTGATGTGAAGATGATATGCCCTCTGCACGGTCCGGTTTGGAGAAGCAATATTGAATTTTTTGTAGAGAAGTATGACAAATGGAGCAAATATGAGCCGGAGGAGAATTCGGTCGTCATTATTTACGGATCCATATACGGGCACACTGAGGCGGCGGTAAATTCCCTTGCGTGCCGTATGGCCGACGCAGGGATAAAGGGGATCAAGATTTATGATGCATCTGCCGTCCACGTGTCGGAACTGATCTCGGAGATGTTCCGAAGCAGTCATATCGTGCTTGCGTGCGCGACTTACAACGGCGGCATCTATCCTCCGATTGAGAATCTGCTGAGTGATATGAAGGCACTTTCTGTTCAGAAACGTACGGTCGCGCTTATGGATAATGGCACATGGGCGCCGGCAGCAGGCCGGATGATCGCGAAAAAGCTGGAAGAGCTGAAAGACATCACAGTTCTCGAGCAGCTGTCGATCAAGTCCGTGTTAAAAGAAGACAGGGCAGACGAGCTGGAAGCATTTGCCCAGAAGATAGTGGAAGATGTACTTCCGTAG